The region AATATGCATCTgaatagccaattagatcaaaaccagaatctctagggtactaaatgccaagttttggtgtaccctttagatatctgaaaattttcttaataACTACTAAATGAGATTCCCTAGGATCATCTTGGAATCTAgtacaaagacatgtagcaaacattatatctggcctattagctgttaaatacaaaagtgagtcaaccatgcctctataacttgaaatgtcaACATACTTTTCAGTTatgttcaattcaagtttggtggcagtggtcatgggagtttttgtagatgtgcaatccattaagtcaaacttctttaaaagatcataaatatattaagtttaactaataaatattccatcactaacttgcttaacttgtaaaacaagaaaatagattagttctcccatcatgctcatttcatatttccTTCGTATTAATTTggtaaactttttgcaaagtttatcatctatagacccaaatattatatcatctacataaatttgaacaagtatactagagccatttatatttctaaagaaaagagttttgtcaacagtacctctagtgaagtgattttctaaaaagAACTTTGacaatgtttcataccaggctctaggtacctgcttcaatccataaagtgcttttaatgGATAGTAAACATAATCTGGAAAGTTgggatcttcaaaccctggaagctgactgacatagacttcatcctccaattcttcattcagaaagacactttttacatccatttgatagactttgaaattggcatgggctgcataggctagaagattctgatagcttcaagtcttgtagCTGGAGAAAATGtcttatcaaaatctattccatATCGGTGAAAGTaccctttagcaaccaatctagctttattctttatgactatgccattttcatccatcttttttctgaaaacccatttggtgtcaataaaGTGCTTGtttttaggtttgggtaccaacttccaggctttgttcctctcaaacttgtttagctcttcttgcatagctaaaacctaatctggatccattagagcctcttctaccttctttggttcttcctgtgatagaaagctactaaacaaagatgttaggtaatgaatacaacacagagggagGGTGAATATGTTTTGGATACTTTTTaggctttttgaatgtttgttacttggttaacaaagcagattaaaaatataataatattatgtTAGCTGAAATAAAACAATGTATACAATATTACTCacttattttatattataatcaAGCTAGTGTCTTGCTAAAAATcatgggttctttgtaagtaaagaactcggcttcttccttgagagtgtacaagaaaaactagatctgtttgatacaatttaaaagcaaaggaccggtgtttactttatagattactaaacacaggtttacacagcgTGCAATAGAATTTACTAAACCCTACTTCAatttatctctaaagctttccaatTATGgattagtgtatctttgcaaatcgtgtaggtctgtgactttcctttgtcagttaatcttggcctttgatcttgcactcttcaatgcttttgtagactttttaatctaactgattagatcatttgttgattaataatcttgaatatttaacttgtctgtattctataattgaggtttatatcgagatctccaatttgttctatagagaactgacatctcgataagtataatggcttatcaagatctcttagttctctataagtgttttgacttgtcgaggtctctgaattctctataagtgaacttggcatgttgaaGTCTCCAAacttctgcatgtagaaatgatttgtcgatatctctgagatctctataagcattttgaattgtcgatatctctgagatctctaattagaaaattgacttgtcgatatctccaatcttcacatcttcattttgacttgtcgatatctctgagttctcaatgcagaaatgacttgtcaatatctcagagatctctatatacattttgacttgtaaatatctctgagatctctaatgataatttgagttatcgatatctccaatcttcatgtcttcatttggcttatcgatatctctgagacttctctataagtttttttggacttctcgataagtcattctggagttctcgaatgacttctctatatgacttgatctttgacttgtagatatcttgacttagaacatttttcctaaaacagatttattcaactccaagcttcttcataatttctCCGAGGCATGAACCTCTTGATCTTCTTTTatagtttattcttaggcttgagactgtttatagaaaaatacttcagtctaatctttgacattcttACAGACCCAAGTAAtaaagtacaaaatacaaatttagattatcatacaactaattcttagggctgtcaatttgacttagtgttattcccaaacaatccaacaaagaattatagaaggggggttaaatgtaattttAGCTACTATTTCAAATTTAAGAACTGTTCTTTTTGAAaatataattgtgtttgatttagctaaagtgcggaatgaaagtattgaagaaatcaaacacaaagtaatcaaataccagtatttaaaaactttctggtggattgaacttttccaccagatatatattaatttgagaactctgtgatgcaaagtttgcacacagctgcttataagttgaacttacaagaacagagaaattatatacatatatggctttatctatttctttggtaattgcttactaacttggatactgttctacttgctacccttggtttatatatcaccaagttacatgataaaaagataaacaaatatgacaaaatgtttctagtctaatttcatgctccttcatttctcaatccagcatctttgaatatctgcagtttagcatggaaatggagatgcttctttgttctctaaaacctgtaaataggctgccacattccatttgcatataatcaacgcatgtgactgtcaagtcactatcaactgctcttttgaatttgttcatccgttgaaactcagttAGATCATTTGTTGAAACTCTAtgggatcatccgttgagactttggTGGATCATCTGTTGAGAGtctgattgatcatccgttgaagctttagttgatcatccgttaaagccttgtggaacatccgttgagactatcttcatagcagttaactccatttcatttatacaagattaaaaggcatctaatatttacaattagcaaacctatcttgcatatcaatcaagtagtcaacatgacttaaaacattctataacatctagttctctacggcattacaatatgcagaaatgtgctactaaacttattaacacataagctaccctttcaaaggatgttaaagtgatcatccgttgaaagctacaaaatcactaaattaaaaatactaaggttttttgtttaacttatcattaAGCACaaaatatattcctaacaatcttccccaatttatgtctactggaattgtagccataaattaagagaaacttgatgataaaaaaacacccTATGAATACAGACTGATTTCTAGtagataaaataaataagtggtgcaatatattaaaaattatgtAGATGAAGGTTTACAGAGAATCTTACAAgccattatcaaggtgctcctctaaaCTGAGCAAATATAACTTATTTCCTTGACCGTCTAAACTTTTTTCCCAATTTTTCATTGTTTTCCTCAATATGGTGTTGAAGTTGcctgtagaattcagattcatccTCATTTGTCTAATCCAACATTccttgcatctccatgagagtttcattgcttaaaatttttagctgatcttccaatctgaagaatcttcttgtGCATTTCTCATCTTTGAACTCAATTAAccagtaaggcctcaaatgcGCTCTACTTCCTGTGTATGGAATTGTTAGGACacttgggagtgcatttggtcctctccagctattccttatctcctcaattttgttcagtaccattttcttggcaactatattgaatccaaagttcttcttgattgaggagaaaaCCTTCACCAAAACAGAATAGCCTTCATAGAGAATTATGTGAGGAGGCCAAGTCATCTCTCttccacccttatacctgaaGACCAATCTCTATGGAAGGTGCTTGTAGGAATCAATATCTCTTACTTCTTCcaactcatccagatagagatttatgtctaaaaattctttgatgtcacaaatgaagagttgatctcccttgttgacagttggtttgggttTGTCCAATGATTTGGATTGAATTCTGACATGCTTGACCTTtttgattgctcttgtctttaTTTTCTTTGTCTTAGGTAGGATTGGAAtatttagatcaggaagaggtaggctttcccaatctataggttTATCCTTAGGAATTAGAGTTTTACCATGGAAATTCATGTCAGGATAGaccttgaattcagcctgctCCATTGTGGGCATGGTTGTTTGACTTGAGGTGGTAGATTGAGTAGGCATATATTCTTCTTTATCTTCATTGAAATACATCTTTCTCTTTGGTTTGAGCTTGTATCTTATTTTCTTAATCTGTTTCGGTTCTACTTGCTTCTCTTCAATGTGAGTCTCAGCTGTCACAGTGGGCATTACAGATTCTATGGTTGCTGTTGTTTGAGcatcaccttttcttctttcttagcatctgcaaattgtggatgtccagccaccacacagatcattttgccatttctgtagattttggTAATCCTTTTCTTTAAGACTGAATCTATGGGATCTTTGAAGAAAGCAAGagaccttccaagcagcttcttctcatcaggcttgggagtttcatagaccaggtccaatggatttttgtctgagttctttggataatttctcttTGGCTGAAAAATCACATTGTCCTTTGGAGATTTGATTATTGAGGGTTGAACCTtttccatgttccctaagctcatgtcatttgctgaaattggtctcaattgagagaaatgagagaagactttatcttatttctcaattggaccaaatttctttttaatcttgtcatcaatcttcttccatttttcacTCAACTCCAATTCAGCTGCTACTATATTGCTTAAATCAATGCTGTCAAGcattggtggctttgtgaaggTAATTGCTGGAACTATTATATTGCTGACATTTATGTTGAGCACTCTCTCCCCCTCACTAGCTTACTCTCCCTGGCTAACTGGAATGATATAgtctttctccctctttttgttagcatcaagttgagcagagtttgaggtttgtgcagccatCAACTTTTGAAGAAGCAGAttctgttgagcttgatggagTTGGATTTGAGTAATAGAGGTTTCTAGAGTCTTGAGCCTGGTGTCTATAGAATCCACCTTGCTACtgagatcagagtttttcctaaGTTATCTGTTGATATTTGACAATATAGTGGCAGGAAGCATAGACTTTAATCTTTCAGTGATGTCCTTTTTGACTTGTCCAATATTTCCTGATCTCAAACACATCTTGATTTTGCTTGAGAGATTGGATTTTGTGGAATTGAAGAGACTCGAGGTGGGATTGAAGAagactcttggtgttggcatctgtagtggcttgaagagtTGTCTGAGTCTGATGAATTAGTTTGAAGAAAGTTGATTTGAAGTTGTGCTCACTTCATTCTGTGCTAAACATCCATGATGGAGTGTTTGTACtggagctagggcctgcttcaCCCCCTATGTTCATGAAATCTCCTTCATCATCTTCACCATCATCCTTAAAACTGTCTTCAGAAACACCAGTTGGATATTCAAAGTCATCACCAGGTGTGGAGGGCatggcagtgattgcatcattggCCCTTTGCATGGAAGCAGTTTTGTGCACCAAATTGAGAATTCTCTCAGCAGCCACATTGTCTTGTTCAGGAaaaacttgataagctggaatagggtgagtaaattcctcagcttcataagaaataGAGTCTAAGACAAATTGATTATCTTTCTGAAATagctgtttcttttcagcctcattgacatctcttgactcactaacaatgggctcttcctaTTCTTCAGTACCTgattttctctcattttctctattttcttgcatcaagggctccccttggcttcccaccctcacaccctcaaaTTCACCATTTAAGTTGGGACTCTACTCGCTCACTTTTttcaagctggaagaaatagcttgcatagattcactctttttctctcctttttcttgagagcaactcagcctctcactctgttcactcccttccctcaatcctaggagtgattgtacaactactaaatcatctacacttgtaataaTAGTTAAAATTTCAAGTGGTGTAGTGatagtcaacggatgagaaacattagtcgaggtagtagttgagagtttcaacggatgactgctgttaagcacatccgttgagatacaatcactagtcaacaTGTGAACAATGTCTGttgagatagtagaaatgacagagtttagagtggaaactactgtagaatctgtggtgattgatttaagatttggcatagatttctcaatagaatcaaaaagaaatggcaagtgagccaacaaatcatctaaaagatgatgttcacttgctgtagattttggcttctccatgagagttaaagatggagaatcaggaattgatgtgtgaatcatgtccacatctaaagaatttgtgggtgagttttaTGTGTGTGGTACttctatgattaaagattttggttgtgactccacatttataggagccacatcaaactgactttgagaaggaGATGTActtgagtctttgactgcagtttgcaTTGTATGTGCACCATGTTTATCCCCAagtgttttggatttcttctttcttgtgtaagtttggggtgagtctgtgtccctaaccctcttggcatgtgctcttggttgagagcttgtttcaatagtgacatccttttgggaggatgaaactagtaatgagcttaaatccttattaagcactatagtttgttgggaaactgcagtgaGGCTAGGTTGGGTTGCACACACCTCTCCATCCTTaaccttagggtttcttttacgttcaccatgtccctcactaggcttacttcccttcacactcccctctttaggtttggtagtttttgaaactagttccttttgagaggaactagacactactagaaaaagtagaatagacatcacctCTTAGACATCAGTTGCTTTTTTGaccgatgtaaaaggtgttttctacatcggtttttggcaaccgatgtcttttgttgttataaacatcagttttttagcccaaccgatgttatatgtctgttttaaaaaaattaatcaacgCGCCTTCCCTGTTTCCCCCCATAACCAAATTATTCATTCCCTCCAAGTGTTTCCCCCTTGTTTTTTGACTTAGTAAAATTTTCCCCCTTTTTTCACCCACATCTTCCCCctcttttttattaaaaaaataaaaattaaaatcaaaaactaaaaacaaaaacaaacaaaaacaaaaacaaaaaacatATTCATCATTTCATCACTCTCTCATCTCTTATTTCATCACTCTCTCATTTCTCATTTTATCCCTCTCTCAGCTCTCATTTCACCTTCCTGTGTAGATTTCACCTTGCTGCTCTCATCAAGGTTGCTCTCATTTCCCTCATTGCTCTCATAGATTTGGGGGTTTCATTGCATTAAGTCAAAGTCGGAGTTGAAGTTCAACTCGGAGTTTAAGGTTGGAGTTCAAGTCGGAGATTGAAGCTAAGTTGGAGGTTAAAGCTTGAATTAGGTAagttttaaaccctaatttcagaattgggggtttcaatttgaaaccctaattttttaatttttaattagttTAAGCTTGAACTATCTGCATCTGCTTGTTTGAGTTGCTTGTTACATATTCTATAGTATGGAATTTAGTTGTTTGTCATATAGCAAACCCTAATTTGCTTATGCTTGTgtctttatttattttattttgtttaaatgaTACGATTTTTGTTGCTCTTTTCTCTGTTTTCTGTAGGAAATGCATGTTATTTTCAGTTAAATGATGTAAACATTATTTTATAGTAAGGGGATGATAGACGAAATTCGCTTTTTGTTCTGTATATGTTGTTACagtatatattttacatataaaatGACAGGAAGATGGTTCTGTGTAGAATTTATATTATAATGGAAACATCCTTCATCTATTgatattataatataaatattaaaatgcATGCCATGTCTTGTACTACCAAATCGATACAAGCAGATTACTGAAAAGGATAATGGCATTACCTTTTTAGTAATAAAATCAACTTTGATTTTTGACTTCATACTTGGAATAAAACAAATTATAAAAGAAAACTTCACTAACACATACATATGGTGCTTATAAAGAAAATAATTACCTGGTAGAGAAGAAGGGTCACCTGGGAGGAGTTAGAAAAGCAGAAGTGGTTGGTTTGGGAATATAATCTTTGAGCAAGTACTTAATAAACCCACTAAAAGTTCTGATTCTTCTTTCAGAAATGATAGTTAGCATGTGAATAGAGTTTTCTTGGCCTATGGAAGCTAATTCTTTATGAGCATCGGCGTCGGGTGGTGGTTGATTCTGCTCAttacaaattatattaatttgCTATGTTTATTGTCTAGTGTCGTGCTCAGCTTTGTTCTGTGTTTCATTTCATCATTTTAATCAATCAGTGTCGTGTTCTGCTTTGTCGGTAATTATACATAGTAATACATATATATTACTAATTGTACGTTGctttttttgaaatatttgatATGAAAATTAGGTAGGAAATAGGTTATCCAACGAATATAGAGAAAGATTGGATTTCAAAAGAGAGGGATTCGttggaatatgaagtcggggttgaaaagtttttgatttacactgaagaaaattgtaaaaatccTAAAAAAATACCTTGCCCCTGATGTAAATGTGTTAATTTCAAGAAATTTCTGCTCAAAGTAATAAGGGGTCATCTCTACGAGAATGGTTTTAGTCTTGGGTATATTGATTAGATTTGGCACTGATCCAAGACTGGTAGGTCGTCTGTTGGTAGCACAGTGCCTCCTCATGAAGAGGAGCAGAATGCAGATGCATTTAAATCAGCCTTTGAAGCTACATCAGAAGCGGCTGCTGCATCGAAAGCGGCGGCTGCTGGTGCTTCACAAGCTGTTGTGGTTTGTGAAGCAGCATATCATAATCCGGGGGGGTAAATCAGGGGGCGATGACTACGATAAAGACTCGCATGATTTTAAGAGGTTTGTGGCCGATGCTCAACAACCTTTATTTGAGGGCAGCGACTGCACAAAATTAGATTCGGTGTTAAAATTACATAACTGGAAAGCGAGATTCGGTGTGAGTGATAGCGCATTTAGCGATCTTCTCTCTACAATTGGCTCATTCCTACCTCAGGATAATGCATTACCTAGTAACGCATATGAAGCAAAGAAGACTCTTTCGAATTTAGGCCTCAAGTATGCAAAATTCCACGCGTGTCCCAATGAATGTGTTCTATACAGAGGTGTAAATGAGACTGCTTTGGAGTGTCCAAAGTGCAAGCTATCTCGCTGGAAGGTGGGTAAGGATGGTAGagatgaaggaatttacggatgagcggaagcgtgaaataacatttattccgtaaaaaccatataccgcacatatagaaaaacgtataaaagggaaaaactgaagaatcgtaaccataccttgtgaatcgaagctttataaaaatggagtgctagcagttgctcctcagtgtgtgaagcactctacttgtatccaccaagaacgatcatcttcgatgaacctttttataaaaccgagcttttataaaatggagtttttgggagagagagagatagaggaagaagatggaggctagggtttttacaaaaccaaaattgtgtaaatagaatgagccatctcattctatttatagggctctcctagggttataaaatatatctttatatatatatattaacgcccacattttatctttataaaatgctttaataataattaaaactattttaatcattatttctttttctaaactatttagaaaataattctctctctcattatttcatcaaagaaaatattcttttatggtgtgaccctgtaggttcaatattattccggtagtagaaataaataataaaaacttttattaattatttatatgaatactaaaattcactaaatataattgactgattaattatatttattctacatcgtgagtgatgcttctcaacatatcgcgactatccggataatatgaattcactgcttagaataccaagaacctgtcagtgactagttaccgtacaatgaattccttctacccttacaatatcccgattaaatacaaggcatggatctcgtgtcaggcctatcaaatttaatcatataattccttattcataatgcaaagttcatattaatgcaaattagaaactcctttctaatttcatacactctggccagagattccagaactcgcatactaagaataacatagaaTATTatcttcctatactggaaggggtagatcctctattgacatTAACTATCTCtgtacacaaatccctatgcccagaatagacctaatggatgtccttgagacaaaggactaaaccaaagcacagttcattatatacaagataactttaacgatctcaagtctaaggacacttgtacaactatcactcagtgaaccactattgacacgtgagtaatctccattagttgttcaacttatcgagtcatgtttagtgaacttattccctaataagcacctacatactagctatagtgtcaccacacaaatgcctatgagaacagacatcctcctgaagggagcaagcatagtatgtaccaatctttgcggatccactaacatccgattagttatcctatgatcaggaactgtttaagtctagagttatcatcttttagatctcactattataatctcaatacaattctagaagctttactctaaactatggaacatcttatttaaaacactttaaatagataaagcccataataaaaacataacaagtcttttattaatttcaatgaaatcaaataggaatacaagaaagttcttcctaactcatcatacatgattggatttaggacaaacactttcaagaGAAAGGTATAAAATCCCGGTAAAAGTTATGTGGTATTTTCCGATCATCCCGAGATTTAAACGGATGTTTAAATCTTCTTCGAGAGCTGAGTTATTGACATGGCATTCCAACCAAATAATTCATGATGGCCAGATGCGCCACCCTACCGACTCTCCTTCTTGGCGGAATATTGATTATAGGTGGCCTGCCTTCGGAAGTGAGCCAAGAAATCTTCGACTAGCTTTGTCGGCTGATGGTATTAAGCCACATAACAATGGGCTGACCAATCGGTAATCTTGTTGGTCGGTAGTATTGGTAACATATAATCTTCCTCCGTGGTTATGTATGAAGAGGAAATTTATTATGTTAACTATATTGGTCTCCGGTCCACATGAACCAGGTAACAACTTTGATGTGTTCTTATAACCGTTAGTTGATGATTTGAAAAATCTTTGGGAAGAAGGTGAACCGAATGTATACGATGCCTTCACAAAAACCTTTTTCACTTTAAGGGCGACTTTGTTATGGACGATTAACGATTTCCCGGTATATGGTAATTTGTCTGGATGTGTCAACAAGGGTTATTTGGGTTGTCCATTGTGTGGTAATGATACTGTTGCAAACTATTTACCTTATAGTAGGAAAATATGTTACCAAGGTCATCGTCGGTATTTTCCTAGGCATCATCCATACAGGAAGAAGAAGGCAGCCTTTAATGGTCAACAAGAGTTTGGACAGCCAAAGCAACCCCTTTCCGGACAAGAGGTGTTGGCACAACAAGAAAATATTAAATTTTCTTATGGAAAGGAAGTAAAGAAGTCGAAGAAGGTGGACTGTGCTTGGAAGAAGAAGTCGGTATTTTTTGAGTTGGAATACTGGAAATTTCATCATGTTCATCACTGCCTCGATATTATGCATATTGAGAAAAATGTGTGTGATAGTCTAGTTGGGACGTTACTGAATTTAAAACACAATTCCAAAGATAGTGAGGCATATCGGCTAGATATGATGGAAATGGGGGTTAGAACTGATTTAGCTCCAGAAGTAGGAGAAAAAAGAACTTATCTGCCTCCTTCCAGTTTTACTCTAATAAAACCTGAAAAAAGAAAAGTGTTGAAATCACTCTCATCAATAAAGTTTCCATATGGGCATTCCTCAAACATCAGAAATTGTGTATCCATGGCGGATTTAAAGATATTTGGGATGAAGTCTCACGACTTCCATGTACTCCTTCAACAATTACTCCCGGTCGCAATTCGTTCTGTACTTCCGAAGAATGTTAGAGTTAGCATAATAAGACTCTGCTTCTTTTTTAACACTTTATGCAACAAAATTGTTGACGTATCAAAACTTGATAAATTGCAAGACGATGTGG is a window of Apium graveolens cultivar Ventura chromosome 11, ASM990537v1, whole genome shotgun sequence DNA encoding:
- the LOC141695657 gene encoding uncharacterized protein LOC141695657 — encoded protein: MRHPTDSPSWRNIDYRWPAFGSEPRNLRLALSADVDDLKNLWEEGEPNVYDAFTKTFFTLRATLLWTINDFPVYGNLSGCVNKGYLGCPLCGNDTVANYLPYSRKICYQGHRRYFPRHHPYRKKKAAFNGQQEFGQPKQPLSGQEVLAQQENIKFSYGKEVKKSKKVDCAWKKKSVFFELEYWKFHHVHHCLDIMHIEKNVCDSLVGTLLNLKHNSKDSEAYRLDMMEMGVRTDLAPEVGEKRTYLPPSSFTLIKPEKRKVLKSLSSIKFPYGHSSNIRNCVSMADLKIFGMKSHDFHVLLQQLLPVAIRSVLPKNVRVSIIRLCFFFNTLCNKIVDVSKLDKLQDDVVLTLCCIAEAYFKEESVEFCAEFSRNSFTTASLPKDQGKLYGPLSAATIKSVEEKERDEAHLHVLLNNSEVFPYIKMHKELLEKIYEGKKMTIQWMIGEHNRLFADWFENKVMTELNEKVEVDGIRYFTKERDDARVVQNSGVSLVSKTFQVSSAKDLNPVESDMTFYGRIEEIWELDYHSFKALLFLCKWADGDRGVKADELGFTLVDLSRQGHNK